A single window of Bacteroidales bacterium DNA harbors:
- the lysS gene encoding lysine--tRNA ligase, translating into MALSEQELVRRNSLNELRKLGIDPYPAQGYEVNVTAKEIKEKFPQDNSLFQEVSIAGRIMSRRIMGAASFAEMKDPTARIQLYFKRDDICPDEDKTMYNIVFKRLLDIGDFIGVKGYVFITKMGEISIHVSSFRLLSKALRPLPVVKEKDDKTFDAFTDPELRYRRRYVDLIVNDPVKEIFIKRSKIINSMRSFLNNHGYLEVETPILQAIPGGASARPFITHHNSLDIPMYLRIANELYLKRLIVGGFEGVYEFAKDFRNEGMDRTHNPEFTQMEIYVAYKDYNWMMGFTESMLEKIAMDVHGKTDVVFGENEISFKAPFKRVPILQAIQDFTGYDLNGKSTNEIFEVAKSLNIDVDESMGKGKLIDEIFGEKCEANYIQPTFITDYPVEMSPLCKRHRENPELTERFELMVNGKELANAYTELNDPIDQLARFEEQARLAEKGDDEAMWIDMDFVRSLEYGMPPTSGMGIGIDRLVMFMTNNSSIQEVLFFPQMKPEPKKVMPKPEDFIAIGIPQEWAQHVMDAGYESPKALQEQKATKVHQVLNGYRKKNKLKIPALKIEEVEVWFK; encoded by the coding sequence ATGGCACTTAGCGAACAAGAATTAGTAAGAAGGAACTCGCTTAATGAATTAAGAAAATTAGGAATTGACCCTTATCCTGCCCAGGGATATGAAGTAAATGTTACTGCTAAGGAAATAAAAGAAAAGTTTCCTCAAGATAACAGCCTTTTTCAGGAAGTTAGTATTGCCGGTAGAATTATGAGTCGGCGCATTATGGGAGCTGCATCTTTTGCCGAGATGAAAGACCCAACAGCAAGAATACAATTGTATTTTAAACGCGATGATATTTGTCCGGATGAGGATAAAACAATGTATAATATTGTGTTTAAACGTTTACTTGATATTGGTGATTTTATTGGAGTTAAAGGCTATGTTTTTATTACTAAAATGGGTGAAATAAGTATACACGTCAGCTCTTTTCGTTTGCTTTCTAAAGCTTTGCGCCCTCTTCCTGTTGTTAAGGAAAAAGACGATAAAACCTTTGATGCTTTTACCGATCCCGAATTACGCTATCGTAGAAGATATGTTGATTTAATTGTTAACGATCCCGTAAAAGAGATTTTTATCAAACGCTCAAAAATAATTAATTCTATGCGTTCTTTTCTAAATAACCACGGTTATTTAGAAGTTGAAACGCCCATTTTACAAGCAATCCCGGGAGGTGCTTCTGCGCGACCATTTATAACACATCATAATTCATTGGATATTCCAATGTATTTACGTATTGCAAATGAATTGTATTTAAAACGATTGATTGTTGGTGGATTTGAAGGTGTTTATGAATTCGCAAAAGATTTTCGTAACGAAGGAATGGATCGCACACATAATCCTGAGTTTACCCAAATGGAAATATATGTTGCTTATAAAGACTATAACTGGATGATGGGTTTTACTGAGTCTATGTTGGAAAAAATAGCTATGGATGTTCACGGTAAAACCGATGTTGTTTTTGGTGAGAATGAAATTAGCTTTAAAGCCCCATTTAAACGTGTTCCAATTTTACAAGCAATTCAAGATTTTACCGGTTACGATTTAAACGGAAAAAGTACAAATGAAATTTTTGAAGTTGCTAAATCCCTAAATATAGATGTTGATGAGAGCATGGGAAAAGGTAAGCTTATTGATGAAATTTTTGGAGAAAAATGTGAAGCTAATTACATTCAGCCAACCTTTATTACCGATTATCCTGTTGAAATGTCGCCATTATGTAAGCGTCATCGCGAAAATCCGGAATTAACCGAGCGTTTTGAATTAATGGTAAACGGAAAAGAACTCGCTAATGCCTATACCGAGCTTAATGATCCAATAGATCAGTTAGCGCGTTTTGAAGAGCAAGCTCGTTTAGCAGAAAAAGGTGATGATGAGGCTATGTGGATAGATATGGATTTTGTTCGTTCGTTAGAATATGGTATGCCTCCAACATCGGGTATGGGAATTGGTATCGATCGTTTGGTAATGTTTATGACAAATAATTCCAGTATACAAGAGGTTTTATTCTTTCCTCAAATGAAACCGGAGCCTAAAAAGGTGATGCCTAAGCCAGAAGATTTTATCGCTATTGGTATTCCTCAAGAATGGGCACAGCACGTTATGGATGCCGGTTACGAAAGCCCAAAAGCATTGCAAGAACAAAAAGCGACTAAGGTTCATCAAGTTTTGAATGGTTATCGTAAAAAGAATAAATTAAAAATTCCGGCATTAAAAATAGAAGAAGTTGAGGTTTGGTTTAAATAG
- the rpmF gene encoding 50S ribosomal protein L32, giving the protein MAHPKRKISKTRRDKRRTHYKATAPQLAICPTTGEAHIYHRAYYVEGDLYYKGKIIVPKPE; this is encoded by the coding sequence ATGGCACATCCAAAGCGAAAAATTTCGAAAACAAGAAGAGATAAAAGAAGGACTCATTATAAGGCTACTGCTCCACAGTTAGCAATTTGTCCAACTACCGGTGAAGCTCATATCTACCATAGAGCATATTATGTAGAAGGTGATCTTTATTATAAAGGAAAAATAATAGTTCCTAAACCAGAATAG
- a CDS encoding redox-sensing transcriptional repressor Rex — MSTLPDKTVERLSQYRRNLLICDAKGKEHIFSHEIADIHHITPVQVRRDIMLIGYTGTLRKGYNVRELVALIGEILDRPTAQNVAIVGAGNLGRALMKYFKDRREKLCVVAAFDTNPEKIGTSYADINIYAIDDLKQIIKEKNISIAIISVPVNQAAIVADLLVKAEIKGILNFSPRPVNVPDEIYLEEYDMVTSLEKVAYFAKNKK, encoded by the coding sequence ATGAGTACATTACCAGACAAAACAGTAGAACGCTTAAGTCAATACAGAAGAAATCTTTTAATTTGTGATGCTAAGGGAAAAGAGCATATATTTTCACACGAAATAGCTGATATTCATCATATTACACCAGTACAAGTTAGGCGGGATATTATGCTTATAGGCTATACCGGAACGTTACGAAAAGGATATAATGTAAGGGAGTTAGTCGCTTTAATAGGCGAAATATTAGACCGACCAACGGCTCAGAATGTAGCAATAGTGGGTGCTGGTAATTTAGGTCGTGCTTTAATGAAATATTTTAAAGACAGAAGAGAAAAACTTTGTGTTGTTGCTGCCTTTGATACAAATCCCGAGAAAATAGGCACTTCATATGCCGATATTAACATTTATGCTATTGACGATTTAAAACAAATTATTAAAGAAAAAAATATCTCTATTGCTATTATATCCGTTCCTGTTAATCAAGCCGCAATTGTTGCCGACTTATTAGTTAAAGCAGAGATAAAAGGAATTTTAAATTTTTCACCACGTCCCGTAAATGTTCCCGATGAAATTTACCTTGAAGAGTATGATATGGTTACTTCTTTGGAAAAAGTTGCTTATTTTGCAAAAAATAAGAAATAA
- the recO gene encoding DNA repair protein RecO, translating to MLAKTKGIVLKTTNYSETSIIAKIYTEQFGLKSYLIHGVRKRKAKTKANNLQLLSLLDMEVYNRENKDLQYIKELKKAYIFQSLPYNISKSSIAVFLNELIYNSIHEEEANAALFHYLFNAIQLLDLLDSNFSGFHLHFAIQLSKYLGFGPADTGFKTSSLFDLADGKFHYNQRLGLYKLTENESLFFYHASALSFDEFKQIPFTKPMRKTMLYHILNYYQLHLPNFKHPQSPEILETVLS from the coding sequence ATGCTTGCAAAAACTAAAGGTATAGTCTTAAAGACAACTAATTATAGCGAAACCAGTATTATAGCTAAAATATATACCGAACAATTTGGCTTAAAATCTTATCTTATTCATGGGGTTAGAAAGCGTAAAGCAAAAACAAAAGCTAATAATCTTCAGTTACTTTCTCTTTTAGATATGGAGGTGTATAATAGAGAAAACAAAGATTTACAATATATTAAAGAATTAAAAAAAGCTTATATATTTCAAAGCTTACCCTACAATATCAGCAAAAGCTCCATAGCTGTTTTTTTAAATGAATTAATTTATAATTCAATACACGAAGAAGAAGCTAATGCGGCCTTATTCCATTATTTATTTAATGCCATACAATTATTAGATTTGCTTGATAGTAATTTCTCCGGCTTTCATTTACATTTTGCTATTCAGTTAAGTAAGTATTTAGGCTTTGGACCTGCCGATACCGGTTTTAAAACCAGCTCTTTATTTGATTTGGCTGATGGGAAATTTCATTATAATCAACGACTTGGGCTTTATAAATTAACAGAAAATGAAAGTTTATTTTTCTATCATGCTTCTGCTTTAAGCTTTGATGAGTTTAAACAAATACCTTTTACTAAGCCTATGCGAAAAACAATGTTATATCATATTTTAAACTATTATCAACTTCACTTACCCAATTTTAAGCATCCTCAATCTCCGGAAATATTAGAAACGGTTTTATCGTGA
- a CDS encoding peptidylprolyl isomerase, with protein sequence MAAIGEIRKHYGLLVAIIAIALGAFILGDFAKGNSRTPNNIGVVEGDEISYKDFSIKVEKAVEAQKKNSGKNQITSQESFNIKLSVWNQMVRQIIMQGEFDELGLKVTSPDLFDQVQGANPHRYILQYFSDPATGKYNSQMVLNYLQNLDKMPRENQLQWFEFEKAIKDDYQMIKYNNLVSKAYYLPNAFAKKLNEMTNTQANIDFVAYPYTSISNDEVTVTDADFKAYYDENKEDFKQEETRNVQYVVFNVKPSADDRKQQKTLFDEYYDEFKNIDIAEAPLFANSVSDKKYVDKWYTQGELPVQIDLTMFDGEIGTTVEPYMFNNAYHTARLLDSQMRPNEMKASHILIAYAGAMRAAPEVTRLKVDAKALADSLYKVVRKNRNKIEELAIEFSDDGGVVENKGHYDWFPDGQMVPEFNEAIVNGKKNDVVLVETSFGFHIIRIDGKRDITKKVKVAMIERSIDPSNTTFQEVYVKANEFASKGTSLDAFEAAVEEMGLTARIGDNLSSMQSAIPGLNESRQVIMWAFNDNTQLEEIKLFDNGNNYIVAVLSKINEEGYKSLDEVKPIITAAVTNRKKAAMMVEKLNASSNSKDLNKLASEFELKVENLANLTFDSRGFGSYGPEPEVLGAVFALNEGDVSSPIMGKKAVYVVNLKSKITAQTTDDYAAFISQMQNRFEAQVNYSLYRDLEKNTEIENNCYKFF encoded by the coding sequence ATGGCCGCAATAGGAGAAATTAGAAAACATTATGGACTATTAGTTGCAATTATCGCTATTGCTCTTGGAGCATTTATTTTAGGCGATTTTGCAAAAGGGAATTCACGGACACCAAATAATATTGGTGTTGTTGAAGGAGATGAAATTTCATATAAAGATTTTAGTATAAAAGTTGAAAAAGCAGTAGAAGCTCAAAAGAAAAACAGTGGTAAGAATCAAATAACATCACAAGAATCTTTTAACATTAAACTTAGTGTCTGGAATCAAATGGTTCGTCAAATAATTATGCAAGGAGAATTTGATGAATTAGGACTTAAGGTAACATCTCCCGATTTGTTTGATCAAGTACAAGGAGCAAATCCTCATCGTTATATATTACAATATTTTTCCGATCCCGCTACAGGTAAGTATAATTCTCAAATGGTTTTAAATTATTTACAAAACCTCGATAAAATGCCTCGCGAAAATCAACTGCAATGGTTTGAATTTGAAAAAGCTATTAAAGATGATTACCAAATGATTAAATATAATAATTTGGTTTCAAAAGCATATTACTTACCAAATGCTTTTGCGAAAAAGCTTAACGAAATGACAAACACGCAAGCTAATATTGATTTTGTAGCTTATCCCTACACTTCTATTTCAAACGATGAGGTTACTGTTACTGATGCGGATTTTAAAGCCTATTATGACGAAAATAAAGAAGACTTTAAACAAGAAGAAACGCGTAATGTTCAGTATGTTGTTTTTAATGTTAAGCCTTCGGCAGACGATAGGAAACAACAAAAAACTCTTTTTGATGAATATTACGATGAGTTTAAAAATATTGATATTGCCGAGGCACCATTATTTGCAAATTCAGTATCGGATAAAAAATATGTAGATAAATGGTATACTCAAGGCGAACTACCGGTACAAATAGATTTAACAATGTTTGATGGCGAAATTGGGACAACCGTTGAGCCTTATATGTTCAATAATGCCTATCATACCGCTCGATTATTAGACTCGCAAATGCGTCCTAATGAAATGAAGGCAAGCCATATATTAATTGCTTATGCCGGAGCTATGCGTGCTGCTCCTGAAGTTACCCGTTTAAAAGTAGATGCAAAAGCATTAGCCGATAGTCTATATAAAGTAGTTAGAAAAAACAGAAATAAAATTGAAGAATTAGCAATTGAGTTTTCTGACGATGGTGGTGTTGTAGAAAATAAAGGCCATTATGATTGGTTTCCTGACGGACAGATGGTTCCTGAATTTAACGAAGCTATTGTAAACGGTAAAAAGAACGATGTTGTTTTGGTTGAAACTTCTTTTGGTTTTCACATTATTCGTATAGACGGTAAACGAGATATTACGAAAAAGGTCAAAGTAGCTATGATTGAACGTAGTATCGATCCAAGTAATACAACATTTCAAGAAGTTTATGTAAAAGCTAACGAATTTGCCAGTAAAGGAACATCTCTTGACGCTTTTGAAGCTGCTGTTGAAGAAATGGGACTCACGGCTCGTATAGGCGATAACCTTAGCTCTATGCAAAGTGCTATCCCCGGTTTAAATGAAAGTCGTCAAGTTATTATGTGGGCGTTTAATGATAATACACAGCTTGAGGAAATTAAATTATTTGATAATGGTAATAATTATATTGTTGCTGTCTTATCTAAAATAAATGAAGAAGGTTATAAGAGTTTAGATGAGGTAAAACCAATAATTACGGCTGCGGTTACTAATCGTAAAAAAGCCGCTATGATGGTCGAAAAATTAAATGCTTCATCAAACAGTAAAGATTTAAATAAATTAGCTTCAGAGTTTGAATTAAAAGTTGAAAATTTAGCAAATCTCACATTCGATAGTCGTGGATTTGGAAGTTACGGTCCTGAACCTGAGGTTTTAGGTGCTGTTTTTGCCTTAAATGAAGGAGATGTTTCATCTCCAATTATGGGTAAAAAAGCTGTATACGTTGTTAACTTAAAAAGTAAAATTACAGCTCAAACTACAGATGATTATGCGGCATTTATTTCACAGATGCAAAATCGTTTTGAAGCTCAAGTAAATTATAGCTTATACCGTGATTTAGAAAAAAATACAGAAATAGAAAACAACTGTTATAAATTTTTCTAA
- a CDS encoding MBL fold metallo-hydrolase, with translation MDDKLRITFLGTGTSIGVPIISCDCEVCSSKNPKDKRLRTSALISYRDKNVVIDCGPDFRMQMLTAGIKDLEAILLTHEHRDHIAGLDDVRAFNYMLKKPIQLYLSDRVLKNVKTEFPYIFNPGDYQGAPKLELHKLVNEQINVAGLCVHPLPVMHREMPVFGFRIGDFSYITDANFIPDETIEKIKGSKILVLNALRKRKHPSHFCLSEALEMIEKIKPEKAYLTHLGHYIGLHDEINKGLPENIELAYDGLQIELDYTNNQTT, from the coding sequence ATGGATGATAAGCTTCGTATCACATTTTTAGGAACAGGGACTTCTATAGGCGTTCCAATTATCAGTTGCGACTGCGAAGTTTGCTCCTCTAAAAACCCAAAAGACAAACGTTTACGTACTTCTGCCTTAATTAGCTATCGCGATAAAAATGTGGTGATAGATTGCGGTCCTGATTTTAGAATGCAAATGCTCACGGCAGGAATTAAGGATTTAGAAGCTATCTTACTTACACACGAACATCGCGATCATATTGCTGGCTTAGATGATGTGCGTGCTTTTAATTATATGTTGAAAAAACCGATACAGCTTTATTTGAGCGATCGGGTATTGAAAAATGTAAAAACCGAATTCCCTTATATTTTTAATCCTGGAGATTATCAAGGAGCACCAAAACTAGAGCTTCATAAATTGGTAAATGAGCAAATAAATGTTGCTGGATTATGTGTTCATCCACTTCCGGTTATGCACAGAGAAATGCCCGTTTTTGGTTTTCGTATTGGCGATTTTAGCTATATCACCGATGCTAATTTTATTCCCGACGAAACCATAGAAAAAATTAAAGGGAGTAAAATCCTAGTTTTAAATGCACTTCGTAAAAGAAAACACCCATCGCATTTCTGCTTATCAGAAGCTCTTGAAATGATTGAAAAAATAAAACCCGAGAAAGCCTATTTAACTCATCTTGGACATTATATCGGTTTACACGATGAAATAAACAAAGGCTTACCTGAGAACATTGAATTGGCTTATGATGGATTACAAATTGAGCTAGATTACACTAACAACCAGACTACATAA
- a CDS encoding YdcF family protein, whose translation MLKQIFTLLKKIILGIFIFGGVLLFIAITFSYTVWPYRLEARLAAAKRFTPPDTEYVILLGGGGIPSESSLIRTYHAAYAAKMFPEAKVIIALPSDISDSTSSIHLMAKELEMRGVNKARFLFEDKGTNTRSQAINIEEKFFKDNLKAKLLIVSSPYHMLRAVSVFEKVGFETVGGFPAYEKANNKDASFSPEKIGGNKYIPNIDKQPGIRYSLWAGLQKELLVLREYAALSYYKLKGWI comes from the coding sequence ATGCTAAAACAAATTTTCACATTATTAAAAAAAATAATTCTCGGTATTTTTATCTTTGGTGGTGTTTTGCTTTTTATTGCAATCACCTTTAGTTATACCGTTTGGCCTTATCGTTTAGAAGCTCGATTAGCAGCAGCAAAGCGTTTTACACCTCCCGACACAGAGTATGTTATACTTCTTGGCGGCGGCGGTATTCCCAGCGAATCTTCATTAATTAGAACTTATCATGCAGCCTATGCTGCTAAAATGTTTCCTGAAGCAAAAGTTATAATTGCTTTGCCAAGCGATATTTCCGATAGTACAAGCTCCATACATCTTATGGCTAAAGAGTTGGAAATGAGAGGCGTTAATAAGGCCAGATTTTTATTTGAAGATAAAGGCACTAATACTCGTTCTCAAGCAATTAATATTGAAGAAAAGTTTTTTAAGGATAATTTAAAAGCAAAATTACTAATTGTAAGTTCTCCCTATCATATGCTAAGAGCTGTTTCGGTTTTTGAAAAAGTAGGTTTTGAAACTGTTGGAGGTTTTCCTGCTTACGAAAAAGCAAATAATAAAGACGCCTCTTTTAGTCCGGAAAAAATTGGAGGAAATAAGTATATTCCAAATATCGACAAACAACCGGGTATTCGTTATAGTTTGTGGGCGGGACTACAAAAAGAATTATTGGTGTTACGCGAATATGCAGCTTTATCGTATTATAAACTTAAAGGTTGGATATAA
- a CDS encoding DUF177 domain-containing protein, producing the protein MDNIRDYVISFRGLKIGDHEFDFQISDSFFESFEYSRTEKGELSLKVILNKAENMLKLNLNFKGNVTVSCDSCGEDFDYPLNFTENLIVKFSDKELEDNDEVIFLPNSAYEIKLTQLIYEYINLALPMRLTHPEDENGNPSCQINVLDKFKYSLEQENEMDPRWDALKKLK; encoded by the coding sequence ATGGATAATATTAGAGATTATGTTATTTCCTTTCGCGGTTTAAAAATTGGGGATCACGAATTTGATTTTCAAATTTCGGATTCGTTCTTTGAATCATTTGAATACTCCAGAACAGAAAAAGGAGAATTATCTTTAAAAGTGATATTGAATAAGGCGGAAAATATGCTAAAACTCAATCTTAATTTTAAAGGTAATGTAACTGTAAGTTGTGACAGTTGTGGCGAAGACTTTGATTATCCTTTAAATTTTACCGAGAATTTAATAGTAAAATTTAGTGATAAAGAACTAGAAGATAACGATGAGGTTATTTTTCTTCCAAACTCTGCTTACGAAATAAAGCTGACTCAGCTTATTTACGAATATATAAATTTGGCCTTGCCAATGCGACTTACACATCCTGAAGATGAAAATGGCAACCCTAGTTGTCAAATTAATGTTTTGGATAAATTTAAATATTCGTTAGAACAAGAAAATGAAATGGATCCTCGTTGGGATGCATTAAAAAAGTTAAAATAA
- a CDS encoding calcium/sodium antiporter, whose amino-acid sequence MVYLLLVIGLFVLISSANILVLGASSIAKKFNVPNLIIGLTVVSFGTSFPELIINILAGIDGQSDLAIGNIVGSNTINILLVIGISALIKPIAVQSNTVKFEIPFSLLGMLVLFVLANDMLVDGAAQSVLSRIDGLVFLAFFIIFMYYTFIVSKHGIREEGHEVKEQSIVKSILFLLAGIIGLYFGGVLIVDNATDIAVNLGLSQATIGILIVALGTSLPELATSAVAAYKGNADMAIGNIVGSNIFNVFFVLGTSASIQPIVFNTSLNIDILFALFASILLFIFIFTRKGRQIDRVEASVFLVLYVAYVVWLLV is encoded by the coding sequence ATGGTATATCTTTTATTAGTTATCGGTCTATTTGTATTAATTAGCAGTGCTAATATTCTGGTGCTTGGTGCGTCGTCTATTGCCAAGAAATTTAATGTTCCAAATTTAATTATCGGATTAACTGTAGTTTCTTTCGGAACTTCTTTTCCCGAATTAATTATCAATATCTTAGCAGGAATAGATGGGCAGAGCGATTTGGCCATTGGGAATATTGTGGGAAGTAATACCATTAATATTTTATTAGTTATAGGCATTTCCGCTTTAATTAAGCCCATTGCCGTTCAGAGTAATACCGTAAAATTTGAAATTCCTTTTAGTCTTTTAGGAATGCTGGTACTTTTTGTTTTAGCAAATGATATGTTGGTTGACGGAGCTGCTCAGTCTGTTTTAAGTCGTATAGATGGTTTAGTATTCTTGGCTTTCTTTATAATTTTTATGTACTACACTTTTATCGTTAGCAAACATGGTATCAGAGAAGAAGGGCACGAAGTCAAAGAACAAAGTATTGTAAAATCAATTTTGTTTTTATTAGCAGGCATTATTGGTTTATATTTTGGTGGTGTTTTAATTGTTGATAATGCTACCGATATTGCTGTAAATTTAGGATTAAGTCAGGCAACAATTGGAATTTTGATAGTCGCATTAGGAACTTCGCTTCCTGAGTTAGCTACCTCTGCTGTGGCGGCTTATAAAGGCAATGCAGATATGGCTATAGGTAATATTGTAGGTTCCAATATTTTTAATGTCTTTTTTGTCTTAGGAACGAGTGCAAGTATTCAGCCTATCGTCTTTAATACGTCTTTAAATATCGATATACTATTTGCTCTTTTCGCAAGTATATTGTTATTTATATTTATTTTCACAAGAAAAGGCCGGCAGATTGATCGGGTGGAAGCGAGCGTATTCCTCGTTTTGTATGTAGCTTATGTAGTCTGGTTGTTAGTGTAA